In the genome of Defluviitalea raffinosedens, the window GTTATAAACTTTGCCATCATATTATGATACCATACTAATCCAAGGAGTGCAAGAAAGCCCCCGGATGCTTATTCTTCCGTATCTCTCATCACAGCTATATATGGAAGATTTCTGTACTTTTGCATATAATCAAGACCATATCCCAGAACAAATTCATCAGGAATCGTAAAGCCTACATAGTCTACTTTAACATCGGATACTCTTTGCTCTGGTTTATCCAGAAGGGTACAGATACGAAGGCTGGCCGGTTTTCTGTTGTTTAAAGTCTTAACTAAATAACTTAGGGTACGACCTGAATCAATAATATCTTCAACAATCAACACATGTTTCCCTTCTATAGGTTCATCCAGGTCTTTTACAATTTTTACAACCCCACTGCTTGTCATTTCATTGCCATAACTGGATACTGCCATAAAATCCATCTCTAACGGAAGATCGATCTCTTTAGAAAGATCCACCATAAACATAACTCCACCTTTTAAAACACATATTAAGCAAATTTCTTTTCCGGAATAATCCCTGGTAATTTGCTGTCCCAATTCCTTAATGCGATTTTTAATTTTTTCCTCTGAAATCAGTACGTCTAGTTGCTTCATTACAATGTTCCTCCCATTTTACAAATAAATAAATGTCATCATTATATCTCATACTTCATCTTTA includes:
- the hpt gene encoding hypoxanthine phosphoribosyltransferase, translating into MKQLDVLISEEKIKNRIKELGQQITRDYSGKEICLICVLKGGVMFMVDLSKEIDLPLEMDFMAVSSYGNEMTSSGVVKIVKDLDEPIEGKHVLIVEDIIDSGRTLSYLVKTLNNRKPASLRICTLLDKPEQRVSDVKVDYVGFTIPDEFVLGYGLDYMQKYRNLPYIAVMRDTEE